In Persicimonas caeni, a single window of DNA contains:
- a CDS encoding c-type cytochrome domain-containing protein, with the protein MVAALVAAMLAGAIGCSDSANDTDPSPDAGADASGDVTVRDVRDPQLPPTFPNVADVIRRNCASGACHGGRGAGNFYIPHNVDATNAEVRYALQDVTSRKWEMPLIEPGVPAESEVFLRITSQTEGERMPQEPRDRLLSWEIEMIENWIANGALYEE; encoded by the coding sequence ATGGTAGCCGCGCTGGTCGCTGCAATGCTTGCCGGCGCGATCGGATGTAGCGACTCCGCCAACGACACGGACCCCTCGCCGGACGCCGGGGCAGACGCCTCGGGCGACGTGACGGTGCGTGACGTGCGCGACCCGCAACTGCCACCGACGTTCCCTAACGTGGCCGACGTCATCCGCAGAAACTGCGCCTCCGGGGCCTGCCACGGTGGGCGCGGGGCGGGCAACTTCTACATCCCGCACAACGTCGATGCCACCAATGCAGAAGTGCGCTACGCCCTGCAAGACGTGACCAGCAGGAAATGGGAGATGCCTTTGATCGAGCCGGGAGTTCCCGCCGAGAGCGAGGTCTTCTTGCGTATCACCTCCCAGACCGAGGGAGAGCGCATGCCTCAAGAGCCGCGAGACCGGCTGCTGAGCTGGGAAATCGAGATGATCGAGAACTGGATCGCAAACGGCGCGCTGTACGAGGAGTAG
- a CDS encoding ABC transporter substrate-binding protein — protein MFRNDPSAAVAARTALVIAGCMLLAGCTSLENFTECETDSACKSKYGSLSVCADDGICEQMTRDMLQAPCDRTYGNFGAEDVVPVGVLLPSSGALGGVGTPVRQAIYLATDDINAMGGLNGREMALVVCDSAGDRDVARQAATYLIEDLGVEAILGPLTATSAFALADLAKQHEVPMISPSITDPNLSDIDDGGYIWRTVATDDKQGEALAKLVQHIMDTVLDKPHEDVRVAMVVNDDIYGETLNRAFTQHMIASGYLDFNPNPGGPDQVVSISYENAVNIDRTVPTDLEMFKELESLSPAPDIVVWLGRPDLWVTMLSYDQLMRSPTIGHTAYHVMPDLAKDIARAEMGSEEVAGRIWGTALKTNADASYPPFQSFRTIYQDAWVYDPVQVQYASNGWDATYALAIAAKNTDLSGEQINKGLERLTADGTEVEAVKSDLQKAYNAVSNGQSVALQGASGPIAFDPQTGDIESDRDIILWCYAHHTLTEVGSIFDGETFTARSCIEAAAE, from the coding sequence ATGTTCAGGAACGACCCCTCCGCTGCCGTAGCGGCACGCACTGCACTCGTCATCGCCGGCTGCATGCTGTTGGCGGGCTGCACGAGTCTCGAAAACTTTACCGAGTGCGAAACGGACTCCGCGTGCAAGAGCAAATATGGATCGCTCTCCGTATGTGCCGACGACGGCATCTGTGAGCAGATGACTCGGGACATGCTCCAGGCCCCCTGTGACCGGACCTACGGCAACTTCGGCGCAGAAGACGTGGTGCCCGTGGGCGTGCTTCTGCCGAGCAGCGGCGCGCTGGGCGGTGTCGGCACGCCGGTGCGTCAGGCGATCTACCTGGCCACCGACGACATCAACGCCATGGGCGGGCTCAACGGCCGAGAGATGGCCCTGGTCGTGTGTGATTCCGCCGGCGACCGCGATGTGGCGCGGCAAGCGGCGACTTACTTGATCGAAGACCTCGGGGTCGAGGCCATCCTCGGGCCGCTTACCGCCACCAGCGCCTTCGCGTTGGCCGACTTGGCCAAGCAGCACGAGGTGCCGATGATCTCGCCGTCGATCACCGACCCGAACCTGTCGGACATCGACGATGGCGGCTATATCTGGCGCACCGTCGCCACCGACGACAAGCAAGGCGAGGCCTTGGCCAAGCTCGTCCAGCACATCATGGACACCGTGCTCGACAAGCCGCACGAGGACGTCCGAGTCGCCATGGTCGTCAACGACGACATCTACGGCGAGACCCTCAACCGCGCGTTTACCCAGCACATGATCGCGAGCGGTTACCTCGACTTCAACCCCAACCCCGGCGGCCCCGATCAGGTCGTGTCGATCTCGTACGAAAACGCGGTCAACATCGACCGGACCGTGCCCACCGACCTGGAGATGTTCAAAGAGCTGGAGAGCCTGTCGCCGGCGCCGGATATCGTGGTGTGGCTCGGACGCCCCGACCTTTGGGTGACCATGCTCTCCTACGACCAGCTGATGCGCTCACCGACCATCGGCCACACCGCCTATCACGTCATGCCCGACCTGGCGAAAGACATCGCGCGCGCCGAGATGGGCAGCGAAGAGGTCGCAGGGCGCATTTGGGGCACAGCCCTCAAGACCAACGCCGACGCGAGCTACCCGCCGTTCCAGAGCTTTCGAACGATTTACCAAGACGCTTGGGTTTATGATCCGGTGCAGGTTCAATACGCCTCGAACGGCTGGGACGCTACATACGCGCTGGCCATCGCCGCCAAGAACACCGACCTGAGCGGCGAGCAGATCAACAAGGGCCTCGAGCGTCTGACCGCCGATGGCACCGAAGTCGAGGCGGTCAAATCGGATCTCCAAAAGGCGTATAACGCCGTGAGCAACGGCCAATCGGTGGCGCTCCAGGGGGCTTCGGGCCCCATCGCCTTCGACCCGCAGACCGGCGACATCGAGAGCGACCGCGACATCATCTTGTGGTGCTACGCGCACCATACGCTGACCGAGGTCGGCAGCATCTTCGACGGTGAGACGTTCACCGCGCGCAGCTGCATCGAGGCAGCGGCCGAATAG
- a CDS encoding serine/threonine protein kinase has product MLSKTCVECNTAVGYSESVCGHCGTGRPEAGWDELDALVDPWLGRLIHDRYLLRRRIGHGASGRVYLASMHPTDHAVAIKLINLRSEPAGQDAGDAKRRFEREIAALAHLNSPHVLQLIDVVELAEDYVGLVTDFVDGHTLGQVLDRSGRLEMARAVELGSQIADALGQVHAAGVAHRDLKPDNIIVEQLHRDDEMIHLIDFGIAHICGEVSKTHGFVGTPLYASPEQSRGDEIDVRTDVYSLGAVLFHLLTGRPPFTGTNPYQLLHKHVTQTAPALAEVAGDRDFPEDLERLVADMLRKAPSQRPASMHEVAERLRGIAPHLGARASGDGRGHAPSAAILAGSRVIPYERSPRVVAPMQNHPADPQRTRDDSSAQDTCINWRVRHS; this is encoded by the coding sequence GTGCTGTCGAAGACCTGCGTGGAGTGCAACACGGCGGTGGGGTACTCGGAGTCGGTATGCGGCCACTGTGGCACAGGACGCCCCGAAGCGGGCTGGGATGAGCTGGACGCGTTGGTCGACCCGTGGCTCGGACGGTTGATCCACGACCGTTATTTACTGCGCCGGCGTATCGGCCACGGCGCGTCGGGTCGGGTTTATTTGGCGTCGATGCATCCGACCGATCACGCCGTGGCCATCAAGTTGATCAATCTGCGAAGCGAGCCCGCCGGCCAAGATGCAGGCGACGCCAAGCGCCGCTTCGAGCGTGAGATCGCCGCGCTGGCCCACCTGAACAGCCCGCACGTGCTCCAGTTGATCGACGTGGTCGAACTGGCCGAGGACTACGTAGGCTTGGTCACCGACTTCGTCGACGGCCACACGCTCGGCCAGGTTCTGGACCGAAGCGGGCGCCTCGAGATGGCGCGGGCGGTCGAGCTCGGCTCCCAGATCGCCGACGCGCTCGGCCAGGTGCACGCCGCGGGCGTGGCCCATCGGGATTTGAAGCCCGACAACATCATCGTCGAGCAGCTGCATCGCGACGACGAGATGATTCACCTGATCGACTTTGGTATCGCGCATATCTGCGGAGAGGTCTCCAAGACCCACGGGTTTGTCGGCACGCCGCTATACGCCAGCCCCGAGCAGAGCCGTGGCGACGAGATCGATGTTCGCACCGACGTCTATTCACTGGGCGCGGTCCTCTTCCACCTGCTGACCGGTCGGCCCCCGTTTACGGGCACAAACCCCTACCAACTGCTGCACAAGCACGTGACGCAAACGGCCCCCGCTCTGGCCGAGGTGGCCGGCGACCGCGACTTCCCCGAAGACCTCGAGAGGCTGGTCGCCGACATGCTGCGCAAAGCGCCCAGCCAGCGCCCGGCGTCGATGCACGAGGTCGCCGAGCGGCTGCGCGGCATCGCCCCGCACCTCGGCGCGCGCGCCTCCGGGGACGGCCGTGGCCACGCTCCGTCGGCAGCCATCCTCGCCGGCAGCCGCGTCATTCCCTACGAGCGCTCCCCTCGGGTGGTCGCACCGATGCAGAACCACCCCGCCGATCCCCAGCGAACGCGCGACGACTCGTCTGCCCAAGATACGTGCATAAATTGGCGTGTGCGTCACAGCTGA
- the acs gene encoding acetate--CoA ligase has product MNEDKIESILQEERKFEPPADFAAQANVDADKLQELRDKYEQDPDAFWGDLAREELVWDEEFDTVLEWEPPFAKWFTGGKLNVSAQCLDRHLDTWRRNKAAIIWEGEPGDQVTLTYQQLHAEVCRFANALEGLGVEAGDRVALYMPMVPELAIAVLACARIGAPHSVIFGGFSAQAIRERVEDADCKVIITADGGWRRGEVIRLKDAVDEALEKGCDSVEDVVVVRRTENKVDWNNERDHWWDDLVGGQSTHHEPKSFDSEHPLFILYTSGTTGKPKGVVHTSAGYALWTKLTSRWVFDLKDDDVYWCTADIGWITGHSYIVYGPLQEGATSLMYEGAPNYPKPDRFWDIVERHGVNTFYTAPTAIRAFMKWGEEHVDKHDLSTLRLLGTVGEPINPEAWMWYRDKIGNNECPIVDTWWQTETGGHMISPMPGATTTVPGSATHPLPGIEADVVDKDGNSVGANEGGFLVIKRPWPSMLRTVYGNPERYKQGYFGRFGDIYFAGDGARKDEDGNIWIMGRIDDVINVSGHRLGTMEIESALVSHPAVAEAAVVARPDEIKGQAVVAFVTTEDDEPPRSLGDDLKQHVVDEIGVIARPAEIRFTPALPKTRSGKIMRRLLADIAAGRETGDTTTLEDASVLEKLKGEAKGQADGEPEPA; this is encoded by the coding sequence GTGAACGAAGACAAAATCGAGAGCATCCTTCAGGAAGAGCGCAAATTCGAGCCGCCTGCCGACTTTGCCGCCCAGGCCAACGTCGACGCGGACAAGCTCCAAGAGCTTCGCGACAAGTACGAACAAGATCCGGACGCCTTCTGGGGTGATCTGGCGCGTGAGGAGCTCGTGTGGGACGAGGAGTTCGACACCGTGCTCGAGTGGGAGCCGCCGTTTGCCAAGTGGTTCACCGGCGGCAAGCTCAACGTCAGCGCGCAGTGTCTCGACCGACACCTGGACACCTGGCGGCGCAACAAGGCCGCGATCATCTGGGAAGGCGAGCCGGGCGACCAGGTCACGCTGACCTACCAGCAGCTGCACGCCGAGGTGTGCCGTTTTGCCAACGCCCTCGAAGGTCTCGGAGTCGAAGCGGGCGACCGCGTGGCGCTCTACATGCCGATGGTCCCCGAGTTGGCGATCGCGGTGCTCGCCTGCGCGCGCATCGGCGCCCCGCACAGCGTCATCTTTGGCGGCTTCAGCGCCCAGGCCATCCGTGAGCGCGTCGAGGATGCCGACTGCAAAGTGATCATCACCGCCGACGGCGGCTGGCGTCGCGGCGAGGTCATCCGCCTCAAAGACGCCGTCGACGAGGCGCTCGAGAAGGGCTGCGACAGCGTCGAGGACGTCGTGGTGGTGCGGCGCACCGAGAACAAGGTCGACTGGAACAACGAGCGCGACCACTGGTGGGACGATCTGGTCGGCGGCCAGTCGACCCATCACGAGCCGAAGTCCTTCGACTCCGAGCACCCGCTGTTCATCCTCTACACCAGCGGCACGACCGGAAAACCCAAGGGCGTGGTGCACACCTCGGCGGGCTACGCGCTGTGGACCAAGCTCACCTCGCGGTGGGTCTTCGACCTCAAGGACGACGACGTCTACTGGTGCACCGCCGATATCGGCTGGATCACCGGCCACAGCTACATCGTGTACGGCCCGCTTCAGGAGGGCGCCACCAGCCTGATGTACGAGGGCGCGCCCAACTACCCCAAGCCCGACCGCTTCTGGGACATCGTCGAGCGCCACGGGGTGAACACGTTCTACACCGCGCCGACCGCCATTCGCGCGTTCATGAAGTGGGGCGAGGAGCACGTCGACAAGCACGACCTGTCGACCTTGCGCCTTTTGGGCACCGTCGGCGAGCCGATCAACCCGGAGGCGTGGATGTGGTACCGCGACAAGATCGGCAACAACGAGTGTCCCATCGTCGACACCTGGTGGCAGACCGAGACCGGCGGCCACATGATCTCGCCGATGCCGGGGGCGACCACCACCGTGCCCGGAAGCGCCACGCACCCGCTGCCGGGCATCGAAGCCGACGTCGTCGACAAAGACGGCAACTCGGTGGGCGCCAACGAAGGTGGCTTCCTGGTGATCAAGCGCCCGTGGCCGTCGATGCTGCGCACCGTCTATGGAAACCCGGAGCGCTACAAGCAGGGCTATTTCGGCCGCTTTGGCGACATCTACTTTGCCGGTGACGGCGCTCGCAAGGACGAGGACGGCAACATCTGGATCATGGGCCGCATCGACGACGTCATCAACGTCAGCGGCCACCGTCTGGGCACCATGGAGATCGAGAGCGCGCTGGTGAGCCACCCGGCGGTCGCCGAAGCCGCCGTGGTCGCGCGTCCCGACGAGATCAAAGGCCAGGCTGTGGTCGCCTTTGTGACCACCGAAGACGACGAGCCGCCCCGAAGCCTGGGCGACGACCTCAAGCAGCACGTGGTCGACGAGATCGGCGTCATCGCACGCCCGGCCGAGATCCGGTTCACTCCGGCGCTGCCCAAGACCCGAAGCGGCAAGATCATGCGCCGACTTCTGGCCGACATCGCCGCCGGGCGCGAGACCGGTGACACCACCACTCTCGAGGACGCCAGCGTGCTCGAGAAGCTCAAAGGTGAGGCGAAGGGCCAAGCCGACGGAGAGCCCGAACCGGCGTGA
- a CDS encoding MopE-related protein, with protein MHKQKITRWLIMCAAVVAFALAGCTEENTGQSGQSETDSNNSADATSDAGDEGGSDATDTSDPTDGGSADDGGETQDDAGSGSDSGGGSTDSDGDGIIDAEDNCPDASNAGQDDSDGDGVGNVCDNCRQIANADQADADGNGTGDVCEGLSSPAPSSRQDLWDSCDTIASDPSSCDTECNDGIDNDGDGLIDLADDGCISPCDTSEDPNISGNKPTCISGDNACIDSNDRCASECRWDGDGGSGNDHLCDPAPGCDCWGCCNGVSMLDGTSCEVDYSCYDNGCSDCSGSAASTCSQDVCSSCPEECDSIDNDCDGEIDEGCAADCTPMIEVCDGIDNDCDGEADEGCGTCTVEVCDGDDNDCDGLVDEGCSVCTPSTEVCDGVDNDCDGTVDEDCSQCTPSTEVCDGVDNDCDGDIDEGCTSCTPSSEVCDGVDNNCDGQIDEGFDNDGDGMTTCGGDCDDSNADIYEGAFELCDALDNDCDGGIDETCG; from the coding sequence ATGCATAAACAGAAGATTACTCGTTGGCTAATTATGTGTGCAGCGGTGGTGGCGTTCGCCTTGGCCGGGTGCACGGAAGAGAACACGGGTCAAAGCGGGCAGTCGGAAACCGACTCCAACAACAGCGCCGACGCCACGAGCGACGCCGGTGACGAAGGCGGAAGCGACGCCACCGACACGAGCGATCCGACCGACGGCGGCTCGGCCGACGACGGCGGCGAAACACAAGATGACGCCGGCAGCGGCTCGGACAGCGGTGGCGGTTCGACCGACTCCGACGGCGATGGGATCATCGACGCCGAAGACAATTGCCCCGACGCCTCCAACGCCGGCCAGGACGACAGCGACGGCGACGGCGTGGGCAACGTGTGCGACAACTGTCGCCAGATCGCCAACGCCGACCAGGCCGACGCCGATGGAAACGGCACCGGCGATGTCTGCGAAGGGTTGAGCTCGCCGGCTCCCTCCTCGCGCCAAGACCTGTGGGACAGCTGCGATACCATCGCCAGCGACCCGAGCTCGTGCGACACCGAGTGCAACGACGGCATCGACAACGATGGCGACGGCCTGATCGACTTGGCCGACGACGGCTGCATCAGCCCCTGCGACACCTCCGAAGACCCGAATATCTCGGGCAACAAGCCCACCTGCATCTCGGGCGACAACGCCTGCATCGACAGCAACGACCGCTGCGCGAGCGAGTGCCGCTGGGACGGCGACGGCGGCAGCGGCAACGACCACCTGTGCGACCCGGCTCCCGGTTGTGATTGCTGGGGTTGCTGCAATGGCGTGTCGATGCTCGACGGCACTTCCTGCGAAGTCGACTACTCCTGCTATGACAACGGCTGCTCGGACTGCAGCGGTTCGGCGGCGTCGACGTGCAGTCAGGACGTCTGCTCGAGCTGCCCCGAGGAGTGCGACAGCATCGACAACGACTGCGACGGCGAAATCGACGAGGGTTGCGCCGCTGACTGCACCCCGATGATCGAGGTGTGCGACGGCATCGACAACGACTGCGACGGCGAAGCCGACGAGGGTTGCGGCACGTGCACGGTGGAGGTGTGTGACGGCGACGACAACGACTGCGACGGCCTGGTCGACGAGGGTTGCTCGGTGTGCACGCCGAGCACCGAGGTGTGCGACGGCGTCGACAACGATTGCGACGGCACCGTCGACGAAGACTGTTCGCAGTGCACGCCGAGCACCGAGGTGTGCGACGGCGTCGACAACGACTGTGATGGCGATATCGACGAAGGCTGCACGAGCTGCACGCCGTCGTCGGAGGTGTGCGATGGCGTCGACAACAACTGCGACGGCCAAATCGACGAGGGCTTCGACAATGACGGTGACGGCATGACCACCTGCGGTGGCGATTGTGACGATTCCAACGCTGACATCTACGAGGGCGCCTTCGAGTTGTGTGACGCACTCGACAACGACTGTGACGGTGGCATCGACGAGACCTGCGGTTGA
- a CDS encoding thrombospondin type 3 repeat-containing protein: MRRTKLAVWLIVCVFVAMGLVSGCSDDSGGGQTTNNELGDAGVDAVDEDVDAFADAQDTADDGEDDTTDPVDSDNDGIVDAEDNCPQQPNRAQSDQDADEIGDACDNCAATANVSQEDSNGDGIGDACENDTDDSDGDTIPNAGDNCPSIPNQDQTDTDGDSVGDACDNCQATANFDQQDSDGDGVGDACADGSDGDDDNDGIINIADNCPQDANDTQLDTDGDGRGDACDNCVDVANFDQADTDQNGTGDACEDTDTDGDGVIDRDDNCPATSNPNQEDADGDGVGDDCDNCPQTANFNQADTDQNGTGDACDASDADGDGITDGNDNCPNDANANQVDTDQDSVGDACDNCQTVPNINQEDADGDGTGDACEGTDTDGDGITDLYDNCPLAPNPNQDDTDGDGVGDLCDNCPTVSNSSQADADQDGEGDVCEGFNDPAPSSRTDLWNDCQSFSSDPSWCNSPCNDGIDNDGDGLIDQQDDGCVSPCDSSEDPTISGNHPTCIAGDNACSDSNDRCATECRWDGDGGSGNDLQCDPAPGCDCWGCCNGVSMLDGTACQTDYSCYDNGCSDCGGSNASTCTQSICSSCPEECDNIDNDCDGQIDEGCAPNCSPTLEICDGVDNDCDTEVDEGCNGCTLEVCDGADNDCDGDIDEGCSTCSPAPEQCDGADNDCDGDIDEGCPTCQPSEELCNGIDDDCDGDIDEECTDCTPQTETCDGVDNDCDGTVDEGCQSCTPETETCDGVDNDCDGDVDEGCATCQPTTEYCDGVDNDCDGDIDECCIQCTATGESCDGADNDCDGLIDEGCYVCESTETCDDGIDNDCDGLIDEDCGCTPTAEICDSIDNDCDGLVDEECGSCVNQEVCNGVDDDNDGQVDEGFDRDGDGVTVCNGDCDDTNPDVYEGAFEACEGIDNDCDGLIDETCG; the protein is encoded by the coding sequence ATGCGTCGAACCAAGCTTGCAGTGTGGTTGATCGTGTGCGTTTTCGTTGCCATGGGCCTGGTGTCAGGCTGCAGCGACGATTCGGGCGGAGGTCAGACGACGAACAACGAACTTGGCGACGCGGGCGTCGATGCCGTCGATGAGGATGTCGACGCGTTTGCGGATGCCCAGGACACCGCCGACGACGGCGAGGACGACACCACCGATCCGGTCGACAGCGACAACGACGGGATTGTCGACGCGGAGGATAACTGTCCGCAGCAGCCCAACAGAGCCCAAAGCGATCAGGATGCCGACGAGATTGGCGACGCGTGCGACAACTGCGCGGCGACCGCCAACGTCAGCCAGGAGGACTCCAACGGCGACGGCATCGGCGATGCCTGTGAGAACGACACCGACGACAGCGACGGCGACACCATCCCCAACGCCGGTGACAATTGTCCCAGCATCCCCAACCAAGACCAGACCGACACCGACGGCGACTCGGTGGGTGACGCCTGCGACAACTGCCAGGCGACGGCCAACTTCGACCAGCAGGATTCCGACGGCGACGGCGTGGGCGATGCTTGCGCCGATGGCTCCGACGGCGACGACGATAACGACGGCATCATCAACATCGCCGACAACTGCCCGCAGGACGCCAACGACACCCAGCTCGACACTGACGGCGACGGACGCGGCGACGCGTGCGACAACTGCGTCGATGTCGCCAACTTCGACCAGGCCGACACCGACCAAAACGGCACCGGCGACGCCTGTGAGGACACCGACACTGACGGCGACGGCGTCATCGACCGTGACGACAACTGCCCGGCGACGAGCAACCCGAACCAGGAGGACGCCGACGGCGACGGCGTGGGTGACGATTGTGACAACTGTCCGCAGACCGCCAACTTCAACCAGGCCGACACCGACCAAAACGGCACCGGCGACGCCTGTGACGCGAGCGACGCCGACGGCGACGGCATCACCGACGGCAACGACAACTGCCCCAACGACGCCAACGCCAACCAGGTCGACACCGACCAAGACAGCGTCGGCGACGCCTGCGACAACTGCCAGACCGTGCCCAACATCAACCAAGAAGACGCCGACGGCGACGGCACCGGCGATGCCTGCGAGGGCACCGACACCGACGGTGACGGCATCACCGACCTGTACGACAACTGCCCCCTGGCCCCCAACCCGAACCAGGACGACACCGACGGCGATGGCGTCGGCGACTTGTGCGACAACTGCCCGACCGTGTCGAACTCGAGCCAGGCCGACGCCGACCAGGACGGCGAGGGCGATGTGTGCGAGGGCTTCAACGACCCGGCGCCGTCGTCGCGCACCGACCTGTGGAACGACTGCCAGAGCTTTTCGAGTGACCCGAGCTGGTGCAACAGCCCCTGCAACGACGGCATCGACAACGACGGCGACGGGCTGATCGACCAGCAAGACGACGGCTGCGTCAGTCCCTGTGACTCCTCCGAAGACCCGACCATCTCGGGCAACCACCCCACCTGCATCGCCGGCGACAACGCCTGCAGCGACAGCAACGATCGCTGCGCGACCGAGTGTCGCTGGGACGGCGACGGCGGCAGCGGCAACGACCTGCAATGCGACCCGGCGCCGGGCTGCGACTGCTGGGGCTGCTGCAACGGCGTGTCGATGCTCGATGGCACCGCCTGCCAGACCGACTACTCCTGCTACGACAACGGCTGCTCGGACTGCGGTGGCTCCAACGCCTCGACGTGCACGCAGTCGATTTGTTCGAGCTGCCCCGAAGAGTGCGACAATATCGACAACGACTGCGACGGCCAGATCGACGAAGGCTGCGCCCCCAACTGCTCGCCGACCCTCGAGATCTGTGACGGCGTCGACAATGACTGCGACACCGAGGTCGACGAAGGCTGCAACGGCTGCACCCTCGAGGTGTGCGACGGCGCGGACAACGACTGCGACGGCGACATCGACGAGGGCTGCTCGACCTGCTCGCCGGCGCCCGAGCAATGCGACGGCGCGGACAACGACTGCGACGGCGATATCGACGAGGGCTGCCCGACCTGTCAGCCCTCCGAGGAGCTGTGTAACGGCATCGACGACGACTGCGACGGCGACATCGACGAAGAATGCACCGACTGCACCCCGCAGACCGAGACGTGTGACGGGGTCGACAACGACTGCGACGGTACGGTCGACGAGGGCTGCCAGAGTTGCACGCCCGAGACCGAGACGTGCGACGGGGTCGACAACGACTGCGACGGGGATGTCGACGAGGGTTGCGCGACCTGCCAGCCGACCACCGAGTACTGCGACGGGGTCGACAACGACTGTGACGGCGACATCGACGAGTGCTGCATCCAGTGCACGGCCACCGGTGAGTCGTGCGACGGCGCCGACAACGACTGCGACGGGCTGATCGACGAGGGCTGTTATGTGTGCGAGTCGACCGAGACTTGCGACGACGGCATCGACAACGATTGCGACGGGCTCATCGACGAGGACTGCGGCTGCACGCCCACCGCCGAGATCTGCGACTCGATCGACAACGACTGCGACGGTCTGGTCGACGAGGAGTGCGGTAGCTGCGTCAATCAAGAGGTCTGCAACGGCGTCGACGACGACAACGACGGCCAGGTCGACGAGGGCTTCGACCGCGACGGCGACGGCGTCACCGTGTGCAACGGCGACTGCGACGACACCAACCCCGACGTCTACGAAGGTGCCTTCGAGGCCTGCGAGGGCATCGACAACGACTGCGACGGTCTCATCGACGAGACGTGTGGTTGA
- a CDS encoding aldo-keto reductase family protein: MTDYSFDREDMAEPIERMFDREVGREHGMFDVIKDEETEGGKGNIDLVYIGGDRQSLHSIRLETSFDNCLFDVNRGIHSLSSVEANYVWIALPLDEFRDGDEQYNGIMLETCKERGIGVITVQPKGRGVSAKIILDAEHKEGDHLDKYGELEKRWKEETKDVLVGDDYKVVKYYNR, from the coding sequence ATGACCGACTACTCCTTTGACCGCGAAGACATGGCGGAGCCGATCGAGCGTATGTTCGACCGTGAAGTTGGCCGCGAACACGGCATGTTCGACGTCATCAAGGATGAAGAGACCGAAGGCGGCAAGGGAAATATCGACCTCGTCTACATCGGCGGAGATCGCCAGTCCCTGCACTCCATTCGCCTCGAAACCAGCTTCGACAACTGCCTGTTCGACGTCAATCGCGGCATCCACAGCCTCAGCTCCGTGGAGGCCAACTACGTGTGGATCGCGCTGCCACTCGACGAGTTTCGCGACGGCGACGAGCAGTACAACGGCATCATGCTCGAGACGTGCAAAGAGCGCGGCATCGGCGTGATCACCGTCCAGCCCAAAGGCCGCGGTGTCTCCGCCAAGATCATCCTCGACGCCGAGCACAAAGAAGGCGACCACCTCGACAAATACGGCGAGTTGGAAAAGCGCTGGAAAGAAGAGACCAAAGACGTGTTGGTGGGTGACGACTACAAGGTGGTCAAGTACTACAACCGCTGA